Proteins encoded within one genomic window of Prosthecobacter vanneervenii:
- a CDS encoding tetratricopeptide repeat protein: protein MKNNTPPSSQPPESSWKAGLWIGGLGAAVVALIAWALWPQKKYTQLPVAPVTISLAKAAPYAMPDEKTTFSQYAGSQSCRECHADQFAKWQGSHHGLAERKPDSKLDDPAFVPSRTFQHGTQTTETRKTGSDYELVALGFGDKITPYRVERVIGHDPLRQFLVSGGDGRLQAMEACLDPHKNEWFNVYGHEDRKPGEWGHWTGRGMVWNQMCATCHNTRLRKNYDAKTDGYRTTMAEMSVSCEACHGPMKAHNTWQHEHRGTKGDPTLTKWTRDQHIDNCAGCHARRGEITGDFVPGESFWDHYHLTITDQSDTFFPDGQIRDENYEFSSFLSSRMHNAGVRCMDCHDMHSMKIILPGNQLCMRCHTPGGFPNAPPIMPEAHSFHQTASTGNQCVNCHMPQTVYMQRHPRHDHGFTIPDPLLTKQFSIPNACNKCHTDKSTDWALEATQKWWGPKMDRRTRTRATLIAKARQGNDEAREGLVALLGSDEIPHWKASATLLLDRWIDQPSVQSAVLAQLQHTHPLVRESAVRTLEPMLQEGSVRKAIEPLLNDKVRGVRVTAAWALRESLHLDSAAGLDLQHMLNWNADQPSGQMQLAQFEHARRNVTSAIQHMETAIRWDPNSPPFHHDLALMYSSTGQTPLAIGKLRDAIKLAPNHAEYHYELGLALSESGDMPAVIHSLQEATRLDPGLSRAWYNLGLAKNSQGDIPGALEALQRGELANPRDPGIPYARATILAQHNRRPEAIAALDRALTIAPGYGEALQLRAALTGR from the coding sequence ATGAAGAACAACACCCCGCCCTCCTCCCAGCCACCCGAGTCCTCGTGGAAGGCTGGCTTGTGGATAGGCGGTTTGGGCGCGGCAGTGGTGGCCCTCATCGCTTGGGCGCTCTGGCCTCAGAAAAAATACACCCAGCTGCCCGTCGCTCCGGTCACCATCTCTCTTGCCAAGGCCGCCCCCTACGCCATGCCGGACGAGAAGACCACCTTCTCCCAATACGCCGGCTCCCAGAGCTGCCGCGAATGCCACGCCGACCAGTTCGCCAAATGGCAGGGCTCCCACCACGGCCTCGCCGAGCGCAAACCAGACTCAAAGCTCGACGACCCCGCCTTCGTTCCCAGCCGCACTTTCCAGCACGGCACCCAGACTACCGAGACGCGCAAAACCGGCTCCGACTACGAGCTCGTAGCCCTCGGCTTCGGCGACAAGATCACCCCTTATCGTGTGGAGCGCGTCATCGGCCACGACCCGCTGCGCCAGTTCCTGGTTTCGGGTGGCGACGGCCGCCTCCAGGCCATGGAGGCCTGCCTCGACCCGCACAAAAATGAGTGGTTCAATGTCTATGGCCACGAAGACCGCAAGCCCGGCGAATGGGGCCACTGGACCGGGCGCGGCATGGTCTGGAACCAGATGTGCGCCACCTGCCACAACACCCGCCTGCGGAAAAACTACGACGCCAAAACCGATGGCTACCGCACCACCATGGCCGAGATGTCCGTCAGCTGCGAAGCCTGCCACGGCCCCATGAAAGCGCACAACACCTGGCAGCACGAACACCGGGGCACCAAGGGCGATCCCACTCTCACCAAGTGGACCCGCGACCAGCACATCGACAACTGCGCTGGCTGCCACGCCCGCCGTGGCGAAATCACCGGCGACTTCGTTCCCGGCGAATCCTTCTGGGACCACTACCACCTCACCATCACCGACCAGTCAGACACCTTCTTCCCAGACGGCCAGATCCGGGATGAAAACTATGAGTTCAGCAGCTTCCTCAGCAGCCGCATGCACAATGCCGGCGTGCGTTGCATGGACTGCCACGACATGCACAGCATGAAGATCATCCTCCCCGGCAATCAGCTCTGCATGCGCTGCCACACCCCGGGCGGCTTCCCCAATGCCCCGCCCATCATGCCGGAGGCCCACAGCTTTCATCAGACAGCCAGCACCGGCAATCAGTGCGTCAACTGCCACATGCCGCAGACCGTTTACATGCAGCGCCACCCGCGCCATGACCACGGCTTCACCATCCCCGACCCGCTGCTCACCAAGCAGTTCAGCATCCCCAACGCCTGCAACAAATGCCACACCGACAAGTCCACCGACTGGGCTCTTGAGGCCACGCAGAAGTGGTGGGGCCCTAAAATGGATCGCCGCACTCGCACCCGCGCCACTCTCATCGCCAAAGCTCGTCAGGGGAATGACGAAGCCCGCGAGGGCCTCGTGGCCCTGCTCGGCAGCGATGAAATCCCCCACTGGAAAGCCAGCGCCACGCTCCTGCTTGACCGCTGGATCGACCAGCCCTCCGTCCAGAGCGCCGTCCTCGCCCAGCTCCAGCACACCCACCCTCTTGTGCGCGAAAGCGCTGTCCGTACCCTTGAACCCATGCTGCAGGAAGGCTCGGTCCGCAAAGCCATAGAGCCCCTCTTGAACGACAAAGTTCGCGGTGTCCGCGTCACCGCCGCCTGGGCCCTGCGTGAAAGCCTGCACCTCGACTCCGCCGCCGGCCTGGACCTTCAGCACATGCTCAACTGGAACGCCGACCAGCCCAGCGGCCAGATGCAGCTCGCTCAGTTTGAGCACGCCCGGCGCAATGTCACCTCCGCCATCCAGCACATGGAAACCGCCATCCGCTGGGATCCCAACTCTCCCCCCTTCCACCACGACTTGGCCCTCATGTACAGCTCCACCGGCCAGACCCCGCTCGCCATCGGCAAGCTGCGGGACGCCATCAAGCTCGCCCCCAATCACGCCGAATACCACTACGAGCTCGGCCTCGCTCTCAGCGAATCCGGCGACATGCCCGCCGTCATCCACTCACTGCAGGAGGCCACCCGTCTCGACCCCGGCCTCTCTCGCGCTTGGTACAATCTCGGCCTCGCCAAAAACAGCCAGGGAGACATCCCCGGAGCCCTCGAAGCCCTCCAGCGTGGCGAACTCGCCAATCCCCGCGACCCCGGCATCCCCTACGCCCGCGCCACCATCCTCGCCCAGCACAACCGCCGCCCGGAAGCCATCGCCGCCCTCGACCGCGCCCTCACCATCGCCCCCGGCTACGGCGAAGCCCTCCAGCTCCGCGCCGCCCT